The Fimbriimonas ginsengisoli Gsoil 348 genome window below encodes:
- a CDS encoding helix-turn-helix domain-containing protein: protein MVSRICLESPPRISAMGIPRHGEATRSDNYLLPEHWCFHIYSYQATIELDGAPVLIRPGYASLVPPGVRMVYRYIGPSEHVYFHFKHDVGLRMVEVPVVFDLGDHYESMDIRARQAVGLGASNLTYATSALWTLLWESASLGDDTADNGHPLVNMAIRHIEQRLSGPLSVSQLCSEVGVSYGYLTRLFKVWLGLPVSDYVRRRRADQAEHLLRSTTLPIKTIAKTVGVPDLQQFNRLIHREKGASPRAIRFPGPDTKHSVRNLLPKG from the coding sequence ATGGTATCGAGAATTTGTCTCGAGTCGCCGCCGCGGATCAGCGCGATGGGAATTCCTCGACATGGCGAGGCAACCCGGTCTGACAACTATCTCTTGCCGGAACACTGGTGCTTTCACATCTACAGCTACCAAGCGACTATCGAACTCGACGGGGCTCCGGTTTTGATTCGCCCCGGCTATGCCAGCCTTGTGCCGCCTGGAGTTCGCATGGTGTATCGCTACATCGGGCCGAGTGAGCATGTTTACTTTCATTTCAAGCACGATGTCGGATTGCGTATGGTGGAGGTTCCGGTGGTCTTCGACCTGGGTGACCACTACGAGTCTATGGACATTCGGGCCAGACAAGCCGTCGGCCTTGGAGCGAGCAACCTAACCTATGCGACTTCCGCCCTTTGGACCCTTCTTTGGGAGTCGGCCAGCCTCGGCGACGACACTGCCGATAACGGTCATCCCCTCGTAAACATGGCGATCCGCCATATCGAGCAACGCCTAAGCGGCCCCTTGTCCGTGAGCCAGCTTTGCTCGGAAGTCGGCGTCTCCTACGGCTACCTAACCCGCCTCTTCAAGGTCTGGCTCGGCCTACCGGTGTCCGACTATGTTCGTCGCCGTCGCGCCGACCAAGCCGAGCACCTTCTCCGATCGACGACGTTGCCGATAAAAACCATCGCCAAAACTGTCGGCGTCCCCGACCTCCAACAATTCAACCGCCTCATCCACCGAGAGAAAGGCGCCAGCCCCCGCGCCATCCGATTCCCCGGCCCTGATACGAAGCATTCAGTTCGCAACTTACTTCCAAAGGGCTAA